Below is a window of Brassica napus cultivar Da-Ae chromosome A5, Da-Ae, whole genome shotgun sequence DNA.
CATGTTTAAGAGAAGAACCTAAAGGGAACCAAAATATCTCCCCaagaggcaaaaaaaaaatgcaaatgcAATGACCCCACATTCCATCAGTGGAGGTTGGTTGGTTGAAACTATGATGAgcaatctaaattttttaaaatgatcttAATCAAAAAGTTAGTTTCAAGTGTGGCTATAACTCCAAAGCTAAGCCACCGAGAATATACATGACTGAGTTCACTAACAACATTACTTCCTTTCTCCTCAAAAGGAAGTTTATGTGTCTTTCTTTTCTGTTCTAGCTACATAGTCCTAGATCTAATCATCCTAATAAGACTACAACATTAAAATTGGATACTGCGTGAAGTAGTGTCCACACCTTTGAACACAAACTACTTCAAACACTTCCAGGTGGTGGCAATTCATTTCCCGGGAAATCCTTATTTCCTTTCTTATTGATCAGCCAATCCTAAGCTTTTCTACAAAAAATGCTTTGCCTTTCAGGGGCACTATGCAAGACATGGTAACTCTTACTTAAGTTTATACTTATTGTACAAGCTGTTCTGAACGAAACCTTTTTGTTCAGAAGCGCGTGATGCAATGCGAAAAGATGAGTAATGTGTATGACTATGGTCCAAGTTAAAACCCCTATGTGAGACTTAACTGGAACTTGCAAAGATGCCCACACTCCAAATTTATGGGCTCTTGCCTAAAGGGAAAAGGGCAACCATGGTTAGGCCACAGGTCTTGTGGAGATGAAACTAGTAAACCATGAGCCTTGGCGGTCAAGCCTGTGGAACTGCAAAGCACACTGCTGAGATCATCAGCACCTCTGGTTTTCAAAATTGTTTACAAACGAAATGAAGACAGATAAAAGATACACAAACCTGATGGTATGACTGGTGAAGGTGCAAGAGACACTGGAGAAGCATTGTGATGTGGGTAGTTTCCCCCAGTGGAATAGTGAAACATGTGGTTGGGGTAGTGGAGAGGAGCATAACCAGTGACGGGTCCATTTCCTTCAGCAAACTGGAGATATGGGTAGtatgctgctgctgctgcgaCACCAGTCATTGGTCCGGTGTTATACATCGGATGCTGAGCAGTTGCTCCTCCATAAACATTGTAGTAGCTCTGTTTATAAACAGAAACCCAATAAGCTTTATGAGATACGAAGGACAGTAGATAAATACTCAAATACTTATTATAGAATTCGAtggagaaaacaaaatatacataCCGTGGGGTAGTTGTAATCCATTGAGTACGAAGAGAACCTATGAAGTTTAAACAGAGGATTATAAGTCTGTTTAGAGAGATGAGGTAAGAGATTAAAGGTGGAGTACCCATAAGGATTAGTGTAAGGAAGTGTGTAGTGAGAGAATGGAATTGGGGAAGGAAGAGCAGCTGCAGTTCCAAAGTGTGTCTTGAAAGGGCTTGTTACCTTCACGCCTCTGCCTCCTCCTACGTGTCCTGCCAAACACACAACACCATGAGAACGTCCTTCTCTAACATTTGCTTTATGCAAAAAACAAAAGCATTACGTTTTTAGGGTATAAGGATTTAAGGAGACTGTTACTAGTAAAGGATGAAAATGGCTTTTCAATAAACTTAGGGATCAATATGAAGCGTATACCCTCCAGACAATGAAGTAACACATTTATCTTTGTCCTAGAAGTCTTAACATAACatcgaaaaaaatatatagcgAGGTGATTCACGACATACAGTTTACATGTTTTCTCTTTAGTAAAGACAAGATCCTATATACTCATAGTATTCTTGTTAGGGTTTTCCAAAGATCaatcaaaacataaagaaaGCTATAGATACCGTgaattggagaagaaggtttAGATCTCTGAACACCAAAAGCCGCGAGATTGCAATTTGCTCTCCTCCCGTCGATGACAGGAGCGGGATCTATGCATGCCTTCTGAGCTGCTTCTGGATCACAAAAAGtcaccttaaaaaaaaaaaacagaaaccaaTGAGCTTTAAAGCCAAGAATCTCCGAGTAAACAACAATACGAGAAGAAACACTTACAAAGCCGTAGCCTTTGGATCTGCCGCTGGACTTATCAGTGATCACGACTGCTTCAACAATGTCCCCAAACTGTTCGAAGTAGCTCCTGAGAGAGACTTTGTTGGTTTCCCATGCTAACCCTCCAACGAAAACCTTTGTAAATGTCGTGTCTTCCATTACTTTCTGCGATGTCTGAAACAAGAAAATTCAACGATGTTGGCGAAAGAAAGTTGCCGACTTTGGGAACAGAAGCAGAAACGGTTgttgagaggagagagagagagagaaaagaacaGAGGactagaggaggaggagggaagAGGATTCAAGGAAAAGTCAGGATAATAAAAGtggaaaaaggaaagagagtTGGGGGACACACTCATTCAATTATTTATCTTCGCTTTTCACAAGTATCAATGACATTTTATTTGTACGCTCACTGTGCATGTACACTTTTTGTTTGGTCGGATACACTCTGTAAATAGATTTGCGTTtgcataaatattataattcacatcccttatatattaattgaaaaatattataacattgTTTTTCTAGCCACGTATCACCACgagaatgaaattcagaattttttaaaaaatatattggtatatcttaacttatatattaattttttttattaaactaactacaaaattgataaatagtgtacaaaaaaatattctcgcattttccttaaataaaagctacataattttctaatatgattaacgtatatatgataatcaataattatgaataataaatatttgataataaatgttttatcttaggtttttttggtttaatcttatattattaaaagatattaaagaaCCACATtgaccatataataaaaaaaaaatttgttatgttatattttgaatttttaaaacgactatggATTACTAAAAACATTGAATGTCTCACACTGaaaatttgtgatcaatggtttaatttttttggtaataacaaaatacaaatgaccataaatcgtatgaatatgaaatctcatttactagacattcatattatatattaatatagtttaaaattaaactatataacaaagaaaaatacttaaatatgataatttctaaatttgtattgatcAAGTATTaagaccttaatattttaattttgaaatttgcattcaaAAAAATCACACGTtagaaaaattttgtttttatcatatgagtatgaattctcaataataaatatttatattaaaatatactatatatatatatatatgtctatgtcattgaaatttagttatataccatataaaataaataaaatgatcgttttgatttatttaccaaaaaagtatcgtaaataaaaaagatgtattgttttgatttctgtatttactctaatttaattatacacatatacgtaaataaatacaaataaataataataaaaatatattttatatataatattcatcccTCACAATTGCACGGGTCTTAAGCTAGTGATTTAGTATATCGAAAAATATGAATAGAGACAGAAAAATTTCACCAACAAAATGAAAgagataaaactaaaaaaaattctattttttgtcatcaacataaacaGACTCATAAACTCTGCAAACCAAATTGGTGGCTCTGCAGACAAACGACTGTTGTTTTCTTGTACTACGTGCTAGACTTTCCGTCCATGAATTTTGTGTTTGTGGTATATGAATGACTGAGCTATTAAAACTGCCCTTCAGGGTTTTGATCTCCTCCAAGTAAATTGCAAAGACTAGTCATTCTTCTAGTTCTGAAACAATCTTCGTCAACTAAGAACAATATGTTGCAAATATAACATtaaactgtcttaaattctttATACATTCAATTCTCCAAATAAGAGCCTTAACTTCCAAGTGAAGTGATGATTGAATAAATCTTGTGTTCCTCGCCCCCATTAAACCATCAAAACTTGGCAATCTGCTATACCACTCTTGTCCCGGGAAAATTTCATGAGCTTTTCATGATCCTTCTATAAAACACCACCTACTAGGGATGGTCAGTTATGGTTCTTCGTCTACCGATCTAATTTGTTCAGCTTCATGTGTGTCTGAGACTTGTGCCTCAACTCAAAGTAATGATTCTGTTTCAGCCAATTTGAGAGTATCTCTAGGATCAACATCCAAAGTGCTAAAAAACTTTGCTATTCTTTCATTTCCATATGTACCATAAAATCCATCCATAATtctccaaaataaataatccaTGTTTGTGAAGAGAGCTTTAGTGGGggaaatatcaaaataaataatccaTACCTGAACCACCagtggacattcaaaaaacacatgatttatagATTCTTCAGGTGCTCCACAACGTACGCAACTTGTATCACTTTGATACCAGTTGCCATAAGAAATGTTTCATTTTAGGTGGACATTGTACTTTCTAGCAAAAGACCTTTAGAGATAAGACCGAAGGACCATACTCTGTAAGGGTTCTTTCTCTGTCTGGGTTCACTTGTTCCACTTGATATCCAGATTTACCTATATATTTCTCATTATTAGTAAAGTGTCATCTGTTCCAATCTGCCATATGAGATCGACTTAACGGAATGCTTTCAGTTATCTTGCATCACGGAAATTGACCAGAGCCTGAATTGCATGTAAGTTTCTTGAAAAGTGTGGAAAGACAAGCCTTCAACCATTGAATAAAACCTTAGATATGATCATGTAGCCTACATTACACAAACTTATAGGCCTGGGCTCTGTCATCCTTGTGGGCCTCTCTGTTTTAAGAATCAacaaatatttgtaatatttaaccATGTATCCAGTTTCCTTGTGGTCAATAAATTATTGACCATATCCAAaatgtctttttgtttttatttatatgtcaaTAGTGTTGGAAAAAGAGAGCTGTCATTCCATCCGGACCAGGTGCATTCTCTGGACGCATCGTAAACATCGCTCGTCTCATTGTACCTCATCCTATGTGGCAAACCTTATTAGCCTCTGATCCATCTGTGGAGTGATTTTTGGCGTAATCTCATTCAAAAAGCTGTTGAATTCTGAGGGAACAGTAGTACTAAACATGCCATCAAAGTAATCTACTGCAACCTTTTCTACCTCTTTGTTTTCTATTATCCAGTTTTCATCCTCTTCATAGAGACTCATAATCCTATTTCGAGCTCAAAGTTTTTTCGTTAGAGcataataaaatttagtattAAGATCCCCTAATGTATACCACATATTCCGACTCTTTTGTCGCTAGAACTCCTCCTCATTCTTATATGCCCTCCTGTAACTTCATGGATACTTCCAGTATATCTTCCTGAGTTCTGCTATTATATGTTTGTACTTCTTCCAGAGCTTATTGAAGCTCACTGACTTTCTCTTTAGCATATGATGGATTATTCTTGAGTTTCTTACACCTAGAGACACTTTCTCACTTTCCAATTACACTATAGGACACTTAGTGCTTTAGACACATTTTTTCATGTCAAAAAGATTCTTATGACCCTAGACtttattttttctcttattgcctttatgtttttaatataaaagatgttttcttctcatcacatgaatctctctcttctttttattccactttatgttttcatttactttatctcaaaatctaaaatgtattaaataaaaataattttcataataaattatacataaaattctttatattttaagatccattttcatatatatatatattaacgtgtAAACAAAATTAAGTGTGGACGTGGACACCAAAACGTGGATAGTAGAGTTATATACTAGTTGTGgacaaggacatcttaacacgAAAGTCGTTGTTTGATACCTTTAAGAGCTTATTTTTCACATAGTCTATGGCAAGGAAAAACCCACATAACCACGTTTCCACCGTTACTCCCACCATCACTGGCACCGCTGAGGCCACCACCACGATCAAGTGGTTCCAAGTCGCTAAAAATCTCATTTTTGGATGCTGAAGATTTACCATGTGACCACATCCAATCCAACGTAACTAGCTAGCTCTCGATCTCTGATAAGACAGCTCTGATCGAGCTCCAATGGACAAGACATCTCTGATCGAGATATCTTATCGAAGATCGAGAGCTAGTTGTGTTGTATTGGATGTAGTCACGATGAAGTCTCCAGCAGATCGATGTACATCGGATCGAAAGATGAGACCTTTAACGAGTTAGAACCAAAACTGGTGATGGTATCAGCGGTGCCGGTGACGGTGGGAGTAACGGTGGAAACATGGTTATTTGGGTTTCTTCTTACCGAAGACTATAGCGAAGAACAAGCTCTTAAAGGTATAAGCAAATGACCTCTGTGTTATGGTGTCCATGTCCACAACTAGTGTATAACTCTAATATCCACGCTTTGGAATCTATgtcaacaattaattttgtttacaagttaacatacatatatgaaaatggatcttaaaagatagaaaattttatatataatttattatgacaattattttcatttaatatattttagattttgagataaaAGCAGATGAAATCATGAATtacaataagaaaaataatcaaaaaactAATCTTTTCCTTTCTTTAAGGGTATAGTTGTCCAAAAATCCAATGAACCCCACAAAAAAGTGTGTCACAAGTGGAAAGTGTCTATGAGTGCAAGAAAAACTCAAAATGTGTCATAAAGAGTAATCAACTCATTTTTCTTTCGCGAAAGAGCAATTTAATGGAGATagttaataacttttttattcaaaatcaacCTTGTTCCCCTCTGTTGAATGACCCAACCTATCCCAATGGATTCCAACAAACCATCATATCCTATCCATTTTTTATCAAACCGAAATCGTCCCCACTGTCTTGGTACCTTATCTCAAAATAAGCAACTACTGGCCGATGATTATAGCCTATCATCcctaaatattatgtataataaCATGTAAAAAGCACGTGTCATTCCTCATTCGGTAAAGCTCGGTCCAAACGAcaccaaatcatttttttttcttcttcttcttccttgccaAGACATTTTATTACCTCTAGACGGGAATTCCAAAAGTCCATTATTCCGAATCATATTATTGAAGGGTAGGAAAGATCATGCATGTCTCAAAGGGCCACcttctttttcatgatttccagtgATTTCCTTTGAATCCCCAATAATATACCATGGATCTGATCTTGCCATACCATATCTCGTTAAACGTTTCCATACATCTTCTCTTAACTTTTTAACCTGATCTTCATAATATCCGGATCTGTGATAATCTCGGTGACATTgatgattttaatattaaatcaaactcaataggaaataaaaaatgtatcatATTATTTAAAAGGAGAATTTGTGATAAAAGATCTCAGATAGACAAGATATTTTCTAggcttataaattaaattagaaCTTGATCTGCGCTATGCACGAGTGCTTAATTTAACTTGTGTTCAACGTTAACTCATAAACCattggttttataaaaaaatctcatgtatattttttatgttttgtaattgaCATATGTTTCAAcccggaaatattccattttttcgatctttgtatttatcttcgaaaatttcacatttatcctccgaacttgacatttatcttctcctgcgTAACCAAAGATAAACCGTTATAACGACTGGGCTTGATTTCgtataaaatcgtaagtgggctcttTGCCACGTTCTGGGCCCTTTCGGGCAATTTTCCGACTtaggcgtttttacgattttataaaaagagCGCTTTTGAAACAACGTCGATTCCGAAGAACATTCAAATCACTCGTACAGCGTAGGAAATTCTAGGTGTTCAGCTAACCGTTGTtgttttatacgatcaatctGAATGTTATTCGAGAAAATGAGTTCTTgcggtttttaaatcgtaaagttTCGACGATGACTCCGATCGAGATGAAAAAAGAGCAGGTTCGATCTAATCTCGAAGGTGAGAGCTATGAGGACGGGATGAAGGCAGGCTGATCGATCCAACTCATCGAACGTGCGAGTTGGACTGCACGGTCGGTCCAACTCGctcgttcggcgagttggacggcTTGCTCGATCtaactcgcccgttcggcgaAGTGGATGGCGTGGTCGGTAATCCTGGTGCATCCGGTGGATGTTTCGCTGTCCGGGATTTGTGTCTGAGGCCTTGTGTAATCTTTCTCGAAGACTTATCATGTGAATCCTTTTCGGAATTGTTACGAACTTCGATTTAGTTTCTCACACTTCTCTTTTCTTCTGAATTTTACTTCTTCTTTTCAAAGAGGACATTTCTTTGGAAGTTTCTGATGTTGGTTTCGTCGCGACCAATTTTGACCCAACAGTAAATGCAATGGcttaatatgtaaataaaacgaagtattttttttactattatccatgtttccaaacagtaccaaaaGTTATttcacttttaataatatagatattttcaAAATGGTATACTTGTATATtagtctacatataccaaaaGAGTGTTAGAGTGTTTTAACATGTATAAAGCAACTCCTCTGAATACCcaatggtcgttagatcacttaatattaaaaatgatccATTCTACCATTTGAGAAAAatgaagagatacttggtcgaAAAGGTGAGCTTTTATGTATCTTTCAAATTTTACTAGAACTGATATGTCATGTGTTATTCATCTGTTGGCAAAATTCAGCTCGTCCCCTACACGTAGATATTGCAGtagaattaaacatgtctttgatattttcaaagactattgatttaaaattattttattttcaaaatacaaaatgtcaaatggttggttttgatGATGCATGATATTTATCATATTTCCATAAAGCTTTGTCACAAACATGATATATTTTTTCACAATCAAAGGCACAATCATATATTTGCCTTCTCAAAAGCAGAAACTCATGGCTACTTATGTTGAGATGATTGCAATCCACAAAGAAATATAGAATGTGTATGGGTGAGGTCAACAAGCCGGAACATTTTATCAAACAGTGGGAGTAGCGTAAATATGAAACCAAATATCTTGTACGAAGATAATGTGGCATGCATTACTCAAACGAATGAAGGGTATATTGCTAATGTTGTACTGCAAATGGGCAATCATTCTGCCATTTGGTAAACATTCAAACTTAGATGTGTATCTCACTCTTAAACTCATAGCTCTACGAACAATAGTTAACGAGGATCACATTCAACCGCATTAAATTTCTAAGTGATAGCAACTGGCAACTGCTAacaataacttaaataaattttagtaatagtattttttttataattttagttcatttaaattatctatataattaaattttatgaaaatatgatattcgatgatttgtttatttttttttccttttaaatcatttgatcaaaaacatattcataataaaacatatttatctttttaatgaatgtctaaattattttactttttcaatttcatttgtgaatttatgtaatatatatatatatatatatatatatatatatatatatatataatataatttatgcaaatattaagaaaataaaattgatattcgtttgtatattaaaatctatatgtttaccttttttttaaaaaaaatttttatttatttatgtgtttaaaatggaaaagataaattaaaaaattaatttaaatttatttggaaaaaataaaaacaattgcCATTAATGACagtcaatataatatttttaatttactaaATGTAATTAAATAATTCACCGTCGTGAGAATTAACGTGAGTGCAACACATACGAAAGTGATTTCTCAAATAATGGTACAGATATACTTTCAAtcccctttttatttatttgaggaacatttttatttattaacctTATCCTCATTTGTGATTTACACAATTGCATTGTTTATGTGTCATCATGAGAAGCCTCCtcacacttaaaaaaaaaaaaaaaaagccttcTCCTTGACTAGATCAATTACATGTAATGTCATTGCATTTTAAAACTAGATAGtgattatactatatatttctGACATTAAACGTTTCATATCTAGGAGTTTTTACTTCTTATATATATGCGTttgcagttttttttctttatatgcatatttatatataaggagCATTATAACAGATTTGTTAATATCCTAGATGTAGCTACATTTCTCGGATGTACACGAAGATAATGTTATCAAAACCTCGATTTATTCTCATATTCTCATATGTGTATCTCTGAACATAAAAGTAATCATAACATCTTTGTATTAATCTTTGTTGAAAGACACATTGTTTTTGTTAGTTGGATTTTTTGTTCAGGACAATGTTGTAtaaacatatatcatttgtctaaatatatatatatatataataaacatatatatgatcttattatatatgaaaaaactTGTAGATTCAAGTAAATAAATAGGGAATCAACCCTAGAGTTTAAATAAATAGGGGATTTGATGGTTTCTTTTAATATCAAATCCAATAATATTGGTTTCCTATATTTACTTGATTCATTTTACTAATTTTACGTTTGACCGTGATTTATGCAATAGACAAAATATAGAAAACTGATATACGCAATTGACATAATGCAATCTGGTTTCAGTTAATATAGGAAAATTACTACTAATTTATACACATCTTTCATgactaattaaaaattatgcaTGCAATTGTAGGAATCATTTTTCCATTAATCTTGTGATTGACTCAATTATTGTGGCCTAAACCCTATCAATTatgactatatatatcataccatATTTTCATCTACCGTATATTTCTATTGCCTATGTTTTATCTTATAtccataatttatattatgaaagtAAGAATTATATTGCTTATGTTTCGTTTTTATCttaaattcatatataattttatataagtttttgtttacttttataGATTTATTTCCACAAAGCTTACCTTATATAAACATACACAATTTTGTTCAATCttctacatttttaatatctatagatTAAAAGTTCTCTTTTAATCTATTCACTCATTGTGAATTACCACCTAGTTGATAACTATAATACATTTGCGTCTCGAATTCTTCTTTCGAACAACAAGAACAAAAAGTCGGTCTAATCTTCGAAATAGTCCCAAAGTGATTTCTCTAAAACAAACTTTTaagataaaattttgtattatgttcggcatattaaaaaaaaaaagtctttgaAAATGAGGCAAGGCAAGCACATATGGGCAAGGTGCATAATTGAAATGGAAACAGAAgagaaaaaatagatagttaaagagaaaaagagcaAAGAGGCAGAGCTGTCTCCCCCACGCCTTTAGACCAGAAAAGCTTAACACATTCATCTCCACGTGGTCCACCTCTCCTCATCATTCACCCACAGCCTAGCAATGTTATTTACAGCTCACCATGGGGCCTACTACAAGATCTCAGATTATAATATTGGGCCTTTCAGGCGTATGTGTGTTTGATCTTTGTGGCTTCTTAGATAAAGCCCAGTTCTATCACacatcaattgtttttttttctcctttgaAAAACGATTTTGCGACTTTTTCTGGTCTACCCATAACAATTTTTGTTCTTTGGTTTTTAGACAGTCTTATAGTGGTAGATTAGAGCATTTTAACAATGGTGTTGGCTCAGTGAATATTGATGTTCGTGGCTCAGCTTTTATGCATCTTGGTAACCTATGTATTTTCTTATTCATCAAGTTACGTACTTCAGGTTACCTAATAATGTACGTTACTTCAgtgtaaaaaaatttatatgttatggTGTAACTTGTTACTCTTTCATTTCTGATTAAATGAGTCAAACAAAAAGGTTTCAGTTTAACTTTTGAGAAAGACGAGGATTAATATACCCTGTTGTGAGAAGAAAAAATGACAGTCAGTGTTTAGATGAAGAGCATTTCTTCTCAAGCTGAAATTGTGTTAGAAATTGTTATGGACAACATACCATATCCCAATGCTAGATGGATGCTTATTCTTCAGAAGGAACTGATAACTCTTGTTcatttttatcacaaattttGTTTTAGATACAACTAAAAGAGCTTCCACTACCTTACTAAAAACCAGAGATTCTCAATAACAATGGTATAAAAATTGGTTCACTGGAGTGCTACGAACTTACTAAGGCGTCTGCCAGAATACGAGTACAATTGGTGAAGAAAGAGACTATTGTAGAATTTGCTTCAGGTGAAGAAATCACAGTATCATTGGAATACGAAAAACCACTACTTCTAACTACTCCAAAATTAAAGAGTCAAGGAGATGCACCACCAACTTAACACTTATCTTGGAGAAAGTCGACCGATTACGTTGAGGGACTCTCGGATTCTAGATGATTCTCAACTACAATTCAGCTAAAGAATCTATCGGCATGTCAAGAAGTTTGGCTCATAACCATCATAAAGACATTTCAAAAGGACATTGACAGTGAAGGAAACCTCTCAACATGAACAGATACTTGAACCTCACAAGTCCAGAAAAAGGTATGAAACTCCATAAATGACTCCTTCTCCTACCAATGATCTAGGACCCACTCCCAAGACAATGCTAGAGAATTTAGAAGCAGCCATTTGCAGGAACACTCAAGGAAAATGTCACTCTCCTATTGACTGCAAACAACATCAGCCAACCtggtttgaaaaaaaagaagaagataataccAGTGAAACCATGAGGTATCCCTAACATCACAATCTTTCCACCaagaaatttttgagagaagccACGCAAATAAATCAACCTTGCAAATACTTACTAAGAAAGAGATCATGGGAAAATTTCACTAAATTACAATATAGTAAATAAATTCTCATGGCCCATTAAAAATTCGGCATAAAGGAAAAAAATCCTAGAAAGAGAATGCAAAAGACTCATGGCAGAAACGACTGTGAGTACCCTCGCCCATGCCATTAAATCTGGAATCCCTAAGCTCGCTTTGGCCACCAAACTTATGGACTCAAGAGAACAACCCCGCCCCCTCCTGCAGCAAAAATAAAAGGACGACCACCAAACTCAATAAACAACTTGATCGTGAAAGGTAATCAGCTCCTTGGAGAAGGATCAAGAGCAGGATAAAGGAAGAGGAAAGTTCAAACTATACACCCTTAAACTAAGAACCGCATGTCAAAAAGCATTAGTGGCAACGACATCAAGAAATAAAGTTAATCGGAACACTATTGGTGATCACCCCAAAATATCAAGACCAACCCTTGGTACGACGGACAGACTTACAAATGGGGTGTCCTCGAGCAGACCTAAAGGACCAGGAAATGACACTTCTAGCAAGAGGAAGGAGgatttccaaaattttcaagaTCCTCTTCCTAAAAAGTGGTGGCTTGGAGTTGTTGTGGTTTTGGGAATCCCACAACAGTTCACCCACTCTGGTAACTTGTTGAAGATATATATCTCGACATCCTCTTTCTCATAGAGACAGAAAACCAATGAGACAGTTCTGAAAAAACTTCTGTGATTAATTTTGAGCACAACTTACTCG
It encodes the following:
- the LOC106368369 gene encoding RNA-binding protein 38 isoform X3, translated to MEDTTFTKVFVGGLAWETNKVSLRSYFEQFGDIVEAVVITDKSSGRSKGYGFVTFCDPEAAQKACIDPAPVIDGRRANCNLAAFGVQRSKPSSPIHGHVGGGRGVKVTSPFKTHFGTAAALPSPIPFSHYTLPYTNPYGFSSYSMDYNYPTSYYNVYGGATAQHPMYNTGPMTGVAAAAAYYPYLQFAEGNGPVTGYAPLHYPNHMFHYSTGGNYPHHNASPVSLAPSPVIPSVPQA
- the LOC106368369 gene encoding RNA-binding protein 38 isoform X2; the protein is MEDTTFTKVFVGGLAWETNKVSLRSYFEQFGDIVEAVVITDKSSGRSKGYGFVTFCDPEAAQKACIDPAPVIDGRRANCNLAAFGVQRSKPSSPIHGHVGGGRGVKVTSPFKTHFGTAAALPSPIPFSHYTLPYTNPYGFSSYSMDYNYPTSYYNVYGGATAQHPMYNTGPMTGVAAAAAYYPYLQFAEGNGPVTGYAPLHYPNHMFHYSTGGNYPHHNASPVSLAPSPVIPSVCFAVPQA
- the LOC106368369 gene encoding RNA-binding protein 24-B isoform X1, which encodes MEDTTFTKVFVGGLAWETNKVSLRSYFEQFGDIVEAVVITDKSSGRSKGYGFVTFCDPEAAQKACIDPAPVIDGRRANCNLAAFGVQRSKPSSPIHGHVGGGRGVKVTSPFKTHFGTAAALPSPIPFSHYTLPYTNPYGYSTFNLLPHLSKQTYNPLFKLHRFSSYSMDYNYPTSYYNVYGGATAQHPMYNTGPMTGVAAAAAYYPYLQFAEGNGPVTGYAPLHYPNHMFHYSTGGNYPHHNASPVSLAPSPVIPSVCFAVPQA